A section of the Epinephelus moara isolate mb chromosome 3, YSFRI_EMoa_1.0, whole genome shotgun sequence genome encodes:
- the sc5d gene encoding lathosterol oxidase — translation MDLVLNVADYYVLTPYVYPASWPEDGALRQTLSLLVLTNLGAAVLYLGLGAVSYFFIFDHKLMKHPHFLENQVQREIKYAMTSLPWISIPTVALFFAEVRGYSKLYDNVNESPLGWPGLFLSMISFLFFTDMCIYWIHRFLHHKLIYKLFHKPHHIWKIPTPFASHAFHPVDGFMQGLPYHIYPFLFPLHKVLYLALYVFVNIWTISIHDGDYRVPGALTGAINGSAHHTDHHLFFEYNYGQYFTLWDRLGGSYRHPSALMGKGPHDLIRKLEAEGKLGDDRVKGKGQVNGHAQRGVTCKEE, via the exons ATGGATCTTGTGCTGAATGTTGCCGACTATTACGTCCTCACCCCGTATGTGTACCCTGCGTCGTGGCCTGAGGACGGGGCCCTGCGGCAGACCCTCAGCCTGTTGGTGCTGACCAACCTCGGGGCTGCGGTCCTGTACCTGGGCCTGGGGGCCGTCAGCTACTTCTTCATCTTCGACCACAAACTGATGAAACACCCACACTTTTTAGAG AATCAGGTTCAGAGGGAGATCAAATATGCGATGACCTCTCTTCCTTGGATCAGCATCCCCACGGTGGCCTTGTTTTTCGCTGAAGTTAGAGGATACAGCAAACTATACGATAACGTCAATGAGTCTCCACTGG GTTGGCCTGGGCTCTTCCTGAGTATgatctccttcctcttcttcactgACATGTGTATCTACTGGATCCATCGCTTCCTACATCATAAGCTTATTTACAAG CTGTTTCACAAACCCCACCACATATGGAAGATCCCCACTCCCTTCGCCAGCCACGCCTTCCATCCAGTCGACGGCTTCATGCAGGGACTCCCATACCACATCTATCCCTTCCTCTTCCCCCTCCACAAGGTGCTATACCTGGCCCTGTACGTTTTTGTCAACATCTGGACCATCTCGATCCACGACGGTGACTATCGCGTCCCTGGCGCTCTGACGGGTGCCATCAACGGCTCAGCTCACCACACCGACCACCACCTCTTCTTCGAGTACAATTACGGCCAATACTTCACCCTGTGGGACCGTCTGGGAGGCTCCTACAGGCACCCGTCGGCTCTGATGGGGAAGGGTCCTCATGATCTGATCCGGAAACTTGAAGCAGAGGGAAAGTTGGGAGACGACAGAGTGAAGGGTAAAGGGCAAGTGAATGGACATGCTCAGAGAGGAGTCACATGTAAGGAGGAGTAA